The window TTTTTAGGCGACAAAATTTTGTCTAAAAAATTAAGCATGATATAATTGAATTGTGAAAAAATCATCCGGCCTGACATGTCAGATATGTAATCAGCCCAAGTCGAAACAAGACTTAATGCCTGCGGAATTTGTAAATCCCTCGATAGTCGAACTGATTAAAAAAAAGCACCCGGACTGGTCTGACAAAAAATATATATGCACCAAAGACCTGAACAGTTACCGGGCCGCTTATGTGCGAAATATCCTCAAATCCGGAAATAAGGAACTGTCTTTGCTGGACAAACAAATACTTCAAAGCATTGAAGAACGTAAACTGTTGTCAAAAAACGTAGACAGAGAATATAAACGTCAACTGACTTTTAAAGAGAGAATGGCCGATATGTTGTCTGATTTTGTAGGCAGCTGGACTTTTATCCTGTTTTTTATTCTGATCATTTTTTTCTGGATAGCTATCAA of the Candidatus Margulisiibacteriota bacterium genome contains:
- a CDS encoding DUF1003 domain-containing protein, producing MKKSSGLTCQICNQPKSKQDLMPAEFVNPSIVELIKKKHPDWSDKKYICTKDLNSYRAAYVRNILKSGNKELSLLDKQILQSIEERKLLSKNVDREYKRQLTFKERMADMLSDFVGSWTFILFFILIIFFWIAINVSLLFHVFDPYPFILLNLVLSCIAAIQAPIIMMSQNRQESRDRLRSEHDYQINLKAEMEIAQLQEKIDYLIKNQWQKLLEIQQVQLDLMEEMSRHIKTEKKKKTKIV